From Zea mays cultivar B73 chromosome 3, Zm-B73-REFERENCE-NAM-5.0, whole genome shotgun sequence:
ttagtagttagctcattattttttatgctaagaatttccattttccctagcaagttttcaatcgcttcttgagagctagctaacttagccttaagtttttcattctttttaataaggccatcatcgttaGCTGAGGATGGAGCACTAGGCTCTAAtttctcaattttagttgatagctcacaattaaaatttgcaaatgtttcaaatttttctagcaaacatttataatcattttgagagctaatcaacttatttttcaaagttttaagttgagccttttgtttagtgcatacatcctaTAAAAAttttacggcttccgcaagctcatctaaggAGGGCTTTCCTTCACCTTCATCATAactactgctatcatcactagatgatagaatactcattttacctctttccctaaggcacttgtgtgatgaccgtgatgagtgtgatgaggatcggtggctgcgcgttcttggaggttcatcttcgcttgaagagtcatcccaagttttgacacttgtaagcgccttgcctttgctcctcccttttgtgagttcggccatatttggatagttatccctgaagtggcccttctccccgcatgcaaagcatcctctctttctttgctttttcctgtcaatgttaaagagaagattctCGACCTGCAGggacacacccattagattaatcttgcagatcatccccattaccttttcgacgcgtcggattgtttcttcgtcctcggaggatgatgttgatggttgattatcttcatcatcatcactttcttctttgtcctcttcttcacttgaggaacttggagtgggagccttctttttgccttttctttcatcacatgcaaaagcatatggtcttgaagaagttggctcctcttgtcGACCCATTTTTCCCAACATCTCAAATGTCGCAATTTTcctaatcacaatggtcggggtcatttgctcaggtcctccatgttgtgaagaatggtgatgatgctcccatatctttattgtggtagtagggagataatcttcctaacaatgttcgcatcacctagattattaatgccaatagaattgagctcattgattattagattcaaacgagaatacatatctctaacaagctaattatccttcatagcaaaagaattatactcatttaagactaggcaatgtttttgctcacgaacattggatgtgccatcatggagctcatgtagttttacccaaatctcattagtagtttttaatgtaaaaacttgattaaaaatatccatgctaagagattcatacaagcaatttttggctctagcatttaaatgaatttctttttcctcactcgtggtgggtttctcgggatttttgggtggtttcatcccatcacgagtggctctccaaacacctagatcaacaacCTCTAGGTAAcaggccattctagcactataatatgggaagttagtgtcgtccAAGTCtgatggcctatgggtatccatccccttcctcTAAAAGGCGTCAGCTcgattagcggtgaagctaaagcgtttcaaatgagtcaaactgggttctgataccaattgtaggaaacAGTGATgcttaagaggggggtgaattagaacttctaaaactttctctaaactagaccacaaataaatccctagagcataaCCTATGGAAATaagcaatctagaatgtgcaaactaggttttggctaagtgttgctatctctaccacaaaggctaagtttcaatctaaataatctaactagaaagacaacattgaaacttaaatacttaatataaatgcggaaggtaaagagcaaggtagagatgcaaactctcgtggatgacggcaatatttttaccgaggtatcctaaaccacgcaaggtcccgactaatcctcgttggtgcccataCGAAAAGGGAAGCCCACtctagggccaagcaccacggtcgagtaactccataaaGAGCCCTGGGTCTTCTCCACACACAAGTAGTGCTCCTCTTTcgactcctctcggacgctccccgccgtctccactatcgagcttccaaccaaaacgccgtgggcctcgttccctccagtacacgATGTTGGCCGTGACGCAAACTTGgtcgtcacggtctcgcaagacgctcgccccactcggtacaattacaacggctcacgcaagagccgaggggttgtgtggtttttctaaactcactcaactaactaggattcacctagagcaagcgcataagtggtctaactaacctaagcacttcacaaagcacctacgctaatcaccgactgattctattaagcactgggtgtatgagcacttggaaatatctaCAATAtggcttggtatgttgcttgggctctcacacctcCAAATGTccagttgggggtatttatagcctcccacaCACTTCTAGCTGTTGgatagaaagcagcagctttctgttgacgggcgcaccggacaagcactgttcactgtctggtgccctaccacgccaaccgaccgttggggtctatagcagtcgactgttggatccgaccgttactCAGACCATCCGGTGCTACAGCTCGAGAGCGCCCGTTGTGGGCCTCTCTGCGTAGACTATCCgggtgtcccaccggacagtccggtgcacaccggacaacaacTGTTCATTGTCCAGTGCACTTggctgactgcccacttcatggatttcttcgctatttcttttgggcttcttttgttcttgagtcttggacttctaagctctttttatgtcttcttttgaggtgttgcatcctcagtgtcttagtccaatcctcttcgcatcctatgaactataaacataaacacgagcaaacacattagtccataggttatgttggtcatcaaacaccaaaacctttttAGCCAAATGgtctggggtccattttccttacaaatgGAATGTGATAGATAATGCAATAAATGAGATGTGTTTGAGACCCACATAAGTTGCATATGGTGGCAATCCAAACCTTTGTTATTGAAGATCTTGTGTTATGTTGGGTTGTTGGTTGAGGGTATAGGAAGCACCCCATTTTAGGTTTGGTATGGGTTTAGGCGACCACCATGATATCAGGGCCTCTATGGAGATTTAACAAATTATAGGTTAACGAGAGAGGTCATAGTGTGGGAGTGTGTATGATGCGTGAGAGACACCAAATTTAGAGAGGTTTAGGCCACAAGAGCTTAATAACATATGTCCACTAAGTTGCTTGATTGTATTGCTTGGAACCGGAAATGGCTAAGTGTGTGTGCCTGTCTAGGTGTCCTAGACTTGTGTTCATCCCAACGTGGTTGGCTTTCATTGGCCTCCCCCTATGAAGGGTCCCCTCtaccttttatagttcaagggagTGGGGGTTACAAGTTATGTTGGGTCGGTCTGGTAGCTTGACCCCACCTAATGTACTTTCGAAAGTGTAAATGTCCATCTTTGCCCCGTAGAATTGTCACCCACACATCACAGTGGATGTCGTTACCGGATGTGGCAGGTGCCGTCCATGCGTGTGCGCACAATGCCACACTAGCGCCACACCTAGGATGCTCAGGCCTAACAGCCAGCATGGAGTAGGCTATGAGCACGGTCATGCATGTCCCGTCGTATAGGCACAACAACTCTCTTCCACCAACTCCTTGACTAACCGTGGCGTGGGCAGCTAGAAACATGGAGTTCCCAGAGCCCTTTAGGGGCATTGAGGACCTAAGGGCATATGGTGCATCCTATTGTGGTTGGTGGAGTGGCTCTGGCGAGAGACCCCAAACACATGGCACATCGGAACCCCATTAGGGACAAGGGCTACCAGTGATGCATGTCACAACCAGGCCTCGTTAATGGATTGGAGAGGGTGTTTCAAGCTTGAAGGTTGGTTAAGACGTGTGTGGCAGGGTCCAACTTGAGGAAGTTGGACATGCTCGAGGCCAAGATCCATAGATGGATCTGCGCTGCCTGTGGCGCCGCCCGTGACTTCTTTGCCACCAAGAGTTGCCTCTTCTTCCACATTTTCCACAACCTTCTCATCTCTAGTACCACCATCATCGCTGCCTCAGTGCTTGCCACACATGACAACCCTTCTACAAGGCCGACAATGATGCCTTGTTGCAGCTTTTCGATGCCACTCCCTTGAGAAGCTCTTCTACGTTTTCCTTCGAACTAGGTTACAAGAGAGAGTTATGTAAATGGTGGTAGCGGGTTATTAACCCACAACTTCATGACGAGTTATAAAATAAAGATTTCTAGAGCACCTCCTTGGAGCTCAACAAAAAAAATCTAGAGCTTATGGCTAGATCCACATATTTTGTGGAGCTAGAGTTGGTGGTGATGGAGGTGTTTGGTTGAAAAAAGTTGGATTGAATCTAGATTTCTTGGAGTGGAGCAGTCCCACACACCCCATTAATAATCTTGTATCATTATTAATGAACAAAATCACTAAGTGTATAGATACTTTGACAAATGCTTAATAATAATTTTTGTAGATTTAGTTAAACTTAGAAAACTTTGATCGACATTAATATTATAGTGACACTCATTTTATTTTAAGGTCAAGATAGTACTCCAGGTGGGGAAATTGTTTATAAGCCAATCATCCTAGAGTTGATCGAGAAATGGATAATCTGTGTACCCAACCACCGGATCAGAGGTATAGAAGGTGCTCCTATCATACTTGTTCAGCGGGGCATTCTTGGCAAAACGCATCGGAAGGTCCGGGTTGGCAAGGAATATCCGGCCGTATGCGATGAGATCTGCATAGCCACGGCCACGGGCAATGGCGTCATTGCCTTCCTCACGGTCGTAGCCTCCATTAGCAATGAACGTCCCGCGAAACGCCCTCCTGAACGGTAGCAGCATGTGCTCGAGAGTCATAATACCGTCGTCTGGGTTCACCCGCATCCTTGGCTCTACCATGTGGCAGTAAAGCACGCCGAGCGGGTTCAGCGTCTCGTCGATGACATGAAGCGCGAGCGCCTCTGGGTTGGAGTCGTGGCAGTCCATATAATCCGCGAACGGAGAGAGGCGCACACCGAGGCGGTTGGCACCGACCTCGTCCGCGACGGCTGCCATCACCTCGGCTGTGAAACGGCACCGGTTCTCCAAGCTGCCCCCGTAGGAGTCGTCTCGGTCATTGGTGCTGTCCTTCATGAACTGATCGAACAGGTACCCGTTTGCCGCGTGGATCTCCACTCCATCAAAGCCTTATAGTCACAGGAGTAGATCAAGTGTTAGTAATTTTGTAGTACACCCTGCAAAATGCATGCACTAGTTACTTTGTAATATGGCTTTAAGTGATATCATGTAAATCTTTCTAATCGTCTAATGGCTATTACACTGAAATTTTCATTAGTGTTTCTATAGATAATGATTGTCTCTTATACATATATTCAGTAACGTATCTATCGCTATAGATATGATAGGTGGAAGCAAGTGCGTCAATTATTGTAGCTTTAGTAGGTGTAATCACACGCGCCCAGTACTATTCTAGCTTTCGTAGGTGGAATATATCACTCACACGTCAATCTAGCTTCGATAGGTGAAGTCATGCATACATCATTCAAGTTTTGGCTCTACCTATATTTCCGGTTAATTCAGATGCTTGGCTCTAGAAATAACATGCTCTCTATTTGATCTTGAATACTGTTATCACGGTATGTGCCTCTGCTAGCAGAGATGCATCGTTTCTGGTCTTTGATGGTTATTTACCTGCTTTGATGGCGTTTCTGGCGGCAACCCGGAAGTCATTGACGACGTGTGGTATCTCCTCTGTCTCTAGTCTCCGAGGCACCGCGAACGTGTTGACGTCACCGGAATGGTTCACCTGTGCTGGGATTTGCTTGTCCGTGCTAGAGATCGGTGCCTGCCCATTTGGTTGGAATTCTGTCGAAAATGAAGCCAGCCATCAATCAGATTACCATACTGCTATATCATTGCCTGCTTTCTGTGCAGCCACAGAAACATACGCTGTAGCCAGCAGTGGCCACTGGCACTGGGGCCACAAGATGACCGGACGATGCGCTGCCAGCCAAGCGAacagaagaaaaaaaaaatctCTGAGGTTGTGTTGAGATGCAACTAGCAACACGGGGAACAAGCGAAAATGCAacaacaaaaaaaaaagaaagaaaaagaaaaccgaTTTCAACAAGAATGAGAAAACCACAAAGCCAATGGCAGAGAACCTGAGGGGGAGGCCCGGCCGGTGTGCCAGAGCTGGGCGAAGAAGACGGCACCGCTGGCGTGGACGGCGTCGACGATCGGCTTCCAGGCCTCGACCTGTTGGTGGGTCCACAGCCCCGGAACGTCCGGGTACCCGCGCGCGCTCTCCGACACGGCGCAGGCCTCGGCGATGAGGAAGCCGCCGGGCGTCGCCCGCTGGCGGTAGTAGAGAGCCATGTGCTCCGGCTGCGGCACGTTCCCGAACGCCCGGCACCTCGTCAGCGGCGCCAGCACAACCCTGCATGTACATGTACGTATCCTCGCACACGAAG
This genomic window contains:
- the opr6 gene encoding 12-oxophytodienoate reductase6, producing MEMESTPLLTPYKMGDFNLAHRVVLAPLTRCRAFGNVPQPEHMALYYRQRATPGGFLIAEACAVSESARGYPDVPGLWTHQQVEAWKPIVDAVHASGAVFFAQLWHTGRASPSEFQPNGQAPISSTDKQIPAQVNHSGDVNTFAVPRRLETEEIPHVVNDFRVAARNAIKAGFDGVEIHAANGYLFDQFMKDSTNDRDDSYGGSLENRCRFTAEVMAAVADEVGANRLGVRLSPFADYMDCHDSNPEALALHVIDETLNPLGVLYCHMVEPRMRVNPDDGIMTLEHMLLPFRRAFRGTFIANGGYDREEGNDAIARGRGYADLIAYGRIFLANPDLPMRFAKNAPLNKYDRSTFYTSDPVVGYTDYPFLDQL